The segment GGAACGAGATGGAGCGTGGCTTGGTGAGGGGCAGCGGCAGGAAGGGGGGGCGGGAGCGGTCCTCGAAGGACTCCACCCGGGACACCGTCCTGCTGAAGGGGACCCCCTTCCTCTTGCCCTCCCGGCAGAAGATGAGAGAGGAGGGCGAGTCGCAAGCCCGGAGCTTGCCCGTCCGCGCCCGAAGCTGCGGCGAGTTGCTGAGGCTCCTGCGGTCCATCTCCAGGAGCCGGGCCGGCCCGTGATAGCTGGACTCCGAGGAcgacctggaggaggacacgttGACGTCCACGTGCACCTTGCTCTCTGTCTTCTTCTTGAACGTCAGCGCCAGGAACCGCTTGAAGGACGACTTCTTCTTCTTGGAGTGCTTGTCCGGGGGCTCGCTCTCCACCAGGAGCGAGGGGGAGCTCTTGGTGATGGGCTTCTTGGTGATGCAGGCCAGGTCGAACGGGGGCGGAATGTCTACCATGGACGACGGGGTGGAGGTGCCGCTGGACGGCAGGTGGCTCCTCTGGGAGAAGCTGCCGGAGGAGCCGATGACGCAGGGCAGGGACAGGTTGTCTTCCTTCCTCTTGATGCCGTGGCCGTCGAGGCCGCACGCCTCGGGCTCCCGGTACAGGGACACGGGGATCTCCCGGCCCTCCACGGAGAACGATCGCGGGTACAGCGTGAAGCCTCTGGGCTTTGCCGGCAGAGCCCTGCCGACGTCCAGCGGCTTCCCCTCCAGCGACAGGACTGTCTTCCTCGCCTCCGCGGCGGCTGCCCCGACGCCGGCGGCCGCTGAGCCAGCTTCCGGCCCCATTTCTTCCGGGACCGTTTCTGGGACGTAGCCAGCCAGCTTCCCGGAGTGGGGCCTGGCCCTCGCCATGACGTTCTTCCTGTCGATGGGGACCAGGCCGCCCTCCCCATCGGGGCTCAGCTCCTGCAGGGCGGCCTGAGCTCCGGGCGTCTCCGCCTCCCCGGGGTCCGCCCCGCGGGGCTGGCCGACTCCCATCTCATAGGGGTTGGCATCCTCGTCCTCGGGCAGGACCAGGACGTCGGGCACAGGGGCGCCCTCCTCCCCGGTGCCACCCTGCGCGGAGTCCCGTCGCTCACGCCCCGGCCCGGTCTCGGGGTCCCGCTCCACGCGTTCTTCCGGCCCCGGCTCCTGTGCTGACTCTCCTGCGGACTCGGAATAAGAAGGGTAGCTCTCGCTACAGAAGGAGGTGCTCTCGGTGGGGAAGAACTCGTAGGGACTGGCCGAGAGCGGAGGCACAAGGTCGTCCACGCTGTCGCTCTCGAACGGGATGATGTGGCAGCTCTCCTCGGCTGCTTCATCCTGCACGGGGTCCTCGCCCTCCCGGGGGTCCTGCCCCGCCTCCGCTTCTGCCGGGTCAGCCGGCTCATCCCGCCCGCCGTGCTGGCCGCCATAACCCGCGGCATCTTCACACGCTTCCCGGGAGACTTCAGGGTCGTCGCTGGCCACCTCGGCCTCAGGAACACCCGTGGCCGACCCCTCGTCCTCTGGGGGCTCCTCGCCGGCATCGTCCCCCTCGACCCCCTCGTCCACACTGTGGCCGGGTTCTGCGtccccctcctctgcctcctggggGGTCCCGGGAGCCCCGGGCTCCTCCTTGCCCCCAACCACGGTATCCTCGATGACCTCAAGGTGGGCTGGGATGCTATCGCTCGGAGACTCCGCCCCTCCGTCCCCAGGCTCCGCCCCTCCGTCCCCAGGCTCCCCAGGCTCCGCCCCTCCGTCCCCAGGCTCCCCAGGCTCCGCCTCTCCGTCCTCGTCCTCCAGGCTGCAGGCGCTGTGTTCTTCCGtcagcttctcctcctcctcctcactcgCCAACGTCTGGTCCTTGGTCCCCGTGGCCCTGGCACAGTCTGGGCCCTCCACGTCCTCGGGGGCAGGGGCGACGTCTCGGTCAGCCTGTTTGCTCAACACCGCCCAGGCCTCTGCAGCCACGGACTCCGCTGGCCCGCACACCTCGCCCCCATcctggccctcctcctcctcctcgccaGCCTCCGGAGGCCCCATGACTGCATTCTCCACGCAGCCCGCATCCCTGGCTCCGTCCTCCCCCGGAGGGGCCCTGGGGGCCACGATGTAATCCTCATCGGCCTCGGACTCGGAGCACTCAGGGGTGGACCGGTGCTCTTCGTAGAGGCCCCTGTCTACGCAGGGCAGCTTCCCATTGCTGCATTTGTTCAAGCTGTTGATCACATAGACGCTGGCCCTCCACTCGCTGGGGGTGGCCAGCCGGGGCTTCGGGGCGATGGGGGGTTTCGGCCCCCTGGACATGGAGGAGTTGGGGCTGTGAAGGCTTTCAGGCCGGAGTGACGACGGGCAGAATTTGGGTGGTGTCTGTGGCGTGAGGGAACTGGCAGCCTTCGGCTTGGGGGCGACTGGTGGTTTGGGTGAATCTAAAGGATGAAAACACAGACAAGAAGGGGAGAGAAAGCACAGTTACCTTTACTTCCACTCAAGAGTCTCCTACCTACGTTTTCAAGAGAACACTGGAGCTGGCTTCCCAGCCCACGTAAGCCCAACCCAGCACGTTCTGCCAGGTTGATGCCCTCCGCCAACATCTTTAAATTCCCGTGTGCTCAcgcactcggtcgtgtctgactttttcggGACCCCACGGACcttagcccaccgggctcctctctccatggggtttcccaggcaagaacactggagtgggttgccacttcctttccCACTCAAGATTCATTCTGTAAACAAGGTAAAGAGATCTTTTTTCTAAACACAGTCCAGCTAACAGAACCCAAACGAATGACAGCCTGTGCTCACAATAAAAGCGTCCTGATCTCTGCACTCATTCGCTCAAGTATGTAGTAAAGGCACGTGCCCAGGAGCCAACGAAGATCTTCACAGTCAGCATCCAGGCTCCCTCAAGGAGCCCACAGCCTCTCTCCCATTAGTGCAGCCTAGTCTCTACACACACCGCACCGTAGGTGGCAGAGTCTTCAGGGCCAAGCAGAGAAGAACACCTCTGCTGAATTCTCACAAATCGAATTAGGGAGACCAGCCTGACAcaacggggacttccctggtggtccagtggttaagaatccacctttcaaagCGGGGGACTCAGgttccaatccctggtcaggcaactaagatccctcatgcctcggggcaactaagcggGCACACCACAGCTACCACGCCTGCCTGTGCACACTCGAGTCTGTGCTCCGCAGTAAGAGAAACCCGCGGGCTGCAGCTAGAAAAGGTCTGCAtgttgcaatgaagacccagggcagccgaaaaaaaagaaaggctggCAGAACCACCACAGGAGCTGCGGACTCTCGGAATACGATGACCGAGCACCTCCTTCCCTTGAGAATGGCACACCACCAGGCTTGGGATGGCAACGCCACGGTTTTCCTGAGGGCCACCTCTGAACTCTGCATGCCTCGAGGCTGGTGTCCAGCGAACTGCCCCGCGCCCAAACCTCACGGGGCAATCACATGGTATTTTCCAACACAGGTCTCATCCTGTGTGGCTGTTGAGGCTCTATCGGCCACAACAAAATGGAAGACGGACAACACGCACGTGTCACAGGGGTTAGGGAAGCAAGGGAGCCGCAGCTAGGGACGACCATTCGGAGGGGGTGAAACTGCAGCTCACTTTGGCAGGATGGGAGGGACCCGGACAGCGGGAGGGTCAAGGGTGGAATCGCCCACGTCCAAGTTCAGCGTCTCTCCTGCCACAGCCAGCCCATGCCTTCACACCTGCGGCTGGGCTTCCAAGCCCCTGTCCGCACTGCAGACAGGTGAGGAATGGGGATTCCCAGGGATGCCACTCTGTCCTGCCATCTTTGCTTCAGCACTGCCTGGCTGTCCACTGCCCAGGTTTAGGACGTGCATGTCCCTGCTGCAGTCCAATCTCAATTCCCAGTTCCATCCCCACTAAGCCTTGGGCGTGACACTCTGATACAAAGCTGGCTTGGCTGTCAGTTCAGCCTGGGACAGAGGGAAGGTGGAGCAGCTGGCCTGGAGGGTTGCCAGCAAACACCACCCCCTCCCACGGCATTCAACTCCCAGCTCCATCTCTGACCTCAGTCATTTCTAATCCAGGCCAGACTGACAAATATAATGTGAGCCCCATTTATCATTACACACATAATTATTATGAATTTTCTCATAGCCACATTAAAGagtaaaaaagaaacaggtgacaCTAACAATATACTTTTCAACTCAATATATCCCAGATATCACTTTGGATATTATCAGGTAATCAACGAATCATGTTTGGATCAACATGTAATTGATACACAAAGTTCATTCGGCAGATATCCGACATTCTTTACGATGCTAAGTTGTCGAAATTTAAGGTATATTTCACACTCGCAGCACGTCATGACTCAGACCAGCCTCACCACCGGGTGCTCAGGAGCACACGGGGGTGGTTGCCACAGTGGCAGCCAGCACAGCTCTAACTGATTTCAGCCCATCTCCATGGGGACTGTCCCACCGGCCCCTCGGTTTcagtatgtgcgtgtgtgtgtgtgcgtgcgtgtgtgcacgctaagttgattcagtcgtgtccaactctttgtgaccccatggactgtagcccaccaggctcctctgtccatgggactctccaggcaagaatgctggagtgggttgccattccagtctccaggggatcttcccgaccgagggattgaactgggtctcctgcgctgcagacggattcttgaccctctgagccaccagggaagcccccgtttCAGTATATCTAAGGCCAAAGTCAGTGTCGTCTCCCCAAGCTGGCACGACTATGAAAAATTCAGCTGAGGGGCcccaaaggaaatttaaaaaaaggcccTGGATACCAATAATACAGGGTTATAAAGCCCACGCACTCTGTGCCTGGAAGGGCCTGACTCCAAAGCCTCCTTACTTGTGTGCTGCACATAAATCTAATGAACTTACTGGCCTGGTTTCCAGGGCACAGCTAATTGGGAGGGGGCAGTGAGAACAGGGACACTGTCGGTTGTAACGTGGCAGCTGACAGCAAGGACAGGGGGGAAGAGGCCCAGCGCTCAAGACTTTAAAGActcgggacttctctggtggtccagtggctaagactccatgctcccaacgcagggggccggGGTTCCAGCCCTCCTCGGGGAAccagaccccacatgccgcaattaagacctggcacagctaaagaaataaccatttttttaaaaaaaaaggttttaaagacGAAAGCACTCACTTCTTCAACACCCTAACCCATATCTACATTCACCCACACCAACAACCCAGTAAAGCCGCAGGCATCCAGATAAACAACCCCAAGTCTTCAAGATGAAAGAAGTGACCTTCCAACCCCTTGTTTCTATACACAATCCAATACAACCTCATTTAGAAAAATTTCTGttcaatttagttttttttttaaagcccgaAATATCTGGAGCTTAAAACAGCTAAGCTTCAGCTCCCTGTCACTGTGACATAGCAGGGTAACAGTTACAAGCCTTTGGAGCCTGgtgatctgggttcaaatcctacctTTGCCACTTATAAGCTATGAGGCTGAGTCTCagattcctcttctgtaaaacggGTACAAGAGGCTGTTATACAGATCCAAAGATACACAGTACGTTAGCACGACTTCGCTTAGTAGTTTTCCATAAAcaggagcttccctggaggctcagacagtaaagaatctgactgcaatgcaggggatgcaggttcgatccctgggttggaaagatcccccggaaaagggaatggcaacccacgccagtactgtgcctggaaaattccatggacagaagagcctggaggactgtagtccctgaggtcacaaaagagttggacatgaccagcAACCCTTTTTCACACTGTTGTTGTGCTAATAAAGTCAGGCTTCCCCTCCTTGACGTCTTCTCCAGCTGTTAAGTCTGGATCTACACTGATACATGACGTAAGACGAGCGTCACTTCTCAACATCAGGTGTCAGACACTGGCAGGCAATTATTCTCCAGGGGGTGGGGACTCTCATTTCTCATCTTTAACAGGTGGTATTTCACACAGGCACCACCAGAGCTGCCAGAGGGACAGATCGGCCATGAAAAATGCATCACTCCCACCCCGCCCCATCCTTCCTGCAATCAAGCTATTGATCTGCGGGCACCGTCTCCTCGGAAAAAGGTTACAGTGGGTGTCTTAGGCATGATCCAGCAAGAAAATGCCTTCCCTACGGGAGCCCCGAGGAGTGACAAGTACCCAGTGTCCACGTCCTGCTCCCCACTCTGGAGCTCAAGGCGTTTCACCCCCTTCCCCTCTGAGATCCAAGGATGGCAGAATCAGAAAGACCCCACCCGACCGACCCCTCATTgagagaggagactgaggcacagacagGGCGGGGGACTCAGCGACTCCAGAGAAGGGCCTCTGCAGAACGGGGTCTCTTGCTTCCTGGTCCAGTCCCTTCACTCTTTTGCCATCaagcatttcttctatgggatccccgatggctcagcagtaaagaatccacctgccaatgcaggagatgcgggttcaattcccaggtctggaagatcccctggaggagaagatggcaactcactccagtattctttggctggaaaattccatgaacagaggagcctgggtgggcttcacaagtccatggggtcgtgaagagtcagacacaactgagcatctctTGCACAGAGCAGACTCAGGGCTCCCGGCTTCTAGTGAAGCAGAGAAAGGCAAAACACAGAGAGACTGAGGCCGGAGAGACCAGGGACAGCGAACCAAGTGAGAAATCCCATAAGACTGAGTCAGAAGGACTGAGTGACCACAAAGTCAATGACTGGCTTTCCTTCGCTCCTGTCCAGCTCTCTGTAATCCAACTCCACTACATCAGTATTGATGGAGCACCCAGTGTCTTCTAGGCCCTCGTCCAGACTCTCTGGATACATCAATAAACAAGACAAAGACCACATTCCTCCTGGCCTTTACATTGTAGTGGTGGGAGATAAGCGATAAAAAGCCTAAGTTTGTTATCCATCATATGTGAGATGATCGTGACGTCCACGGGAAAAGATCAGGAGTTAGGAGGAGTTTGGAGAAAAGATGAGGAGCTTGCAACTTTAAACAGAGACCAGGATGGGTCTCAATGAGAGGACATCAGAGTGAAGACCTGAAAAGGTGAGGGGATTCAGGGCTCACCCGGCGTGTCCAAGGACGTCTGAGTGGTGCGAAGGGGGTGAGGCAGCGAAGGAGGGACAGGAGATGAGGGCAGAGGGGTCCTGGTGAGAGTGTAGATGACAACCCGGCCCTGAGCAGAAGGCCAAGCCCACTCCAGCTAGTGTGCTGAAAGCGGCAGCCGTGCTGAGCATGATAACGGGGAGGCCAGGGAGGGGGCACGGGCGATAATGATGCAGGCCAGAGAGGATGGAGGCTTGGACCAGGCTACAGCGGAAGAagtggttaaaaaagaaagaaagaaagaaaaagatcagaTTTTGAAGATGAAGGTAGAGCTGGTGGGATTTACAGACGGTTTGGATGTGGGGTGTGAGACAAAGAATAATCACGGGCAATGGGAAAGTTTTGAGTCAGAGCAACCAGCAGGGTGAAGGGCTGCCACCAGCTGAAACAGGGAAGGCTGCAGGTGTCGCGGGAGGAAACCAGAACTTTGATCTGCACCTGTTGCATCTGACTTCCCCATCACAGCCCTGGAAGGAGCGGTCAGCAGGCTCTTGGGTGGACCAGCCCGGGTTCCTGGGAGTGGCCTGGCTGGAGGCAGCCATCACAGAGACGGGATCGGGGCACGAGCTGGGTGAAATCACCAAAAGACTGAGTGGGGGGCAGAGACGAGAGCAGAGCCGGGATGGAGCCCCACCGGCCCCAAGGCTCCAAGAAGGAGCCAGCGAAGGAGACGGGACGCGGGAGGCGGGAAGACGAAGGGGGATGGCCCCCAGCTCTCCTTCCTCCCAGGGAGGAACCACACAGAGCCCCTGCGCAGGGCCGGGTTCCCTGGGTCTTAGACCAGTGCTGCCCAGAGGAGGCCCAGGGGGCAGATACACCAGGGTGCctgctgaaggacagggacaactttcatcataaaaaaaaaaatgaagttggatatgatccagcaatcctatgcCTgtgcatgtatctggagaaaacctagctcaaaaagatacacgcaccccagaGTTCAGTGCAGCACCAGCTACCCCCGCTATGGCACGGAAGCAACCCAAGAGGAGTGGATGAAGGAGACGTGGCACatatgtacagtggaatattactcggccggaaaaaggaatgaactcatgccatctgcagcaacacggatggacctagagatcagcAAGCcacgtgaagtaagtcagacagggagAGACAGATACCGTATGACATCCAAAGctaagcttcccttgtggctcagccggtaaagaatccacctgcaacgcaggacacttgggttcaatggagaagggaaaggctgcccaccccagtattcgggcctggagaattccaaggactgtatagtccatggggtcgcagagtcagacacaactgagcgactttcacactttcatctaaatctaaaaaagtgatacgaatgaacttatttacaaaacagaaacagattcacagatttaGGAAAGACATTTATGATtatgggtggggggaggtgggggaggaataaattaagaATTTGGAATTAACAGGTGCACTCGACTATATATAAgaaagataatcaacaaggacctactgtacagcatagggaactctactcaagattctataataacctaaatgggaagagagtctgaaaaggaatatatatatatatataatacatatatataaatattcgaGCGTGTGCaatcacttcaatcgtgtcccactctttgcgaccccatgaagcctgccaagctcctctgtccatgggattctccaggcaagaatactggagtgggttgccttgccatgccctcctccatgggattttgccaactcagggatcaaaccatgtctcctacatctcaggcagattctttatatatGGGTAAGCTCCTATTGCATATATATGGTCAAAGATGTtatgaaaaaatatgaatttttttgccaaccctatatatatatatatatatatatatatatatatatatatatatatataacagaatcattttgctgtacacctgaaactaacacagcactgtaaatgaACTCtgctccagtataaaataaaaatttaaaaaaaggaggttaggtgttccaggcagaggcacAGAGcttgcaaaggcccagaggcagtTAGATGCAAGGCCTTTGGAAGTATGCCCAAGAGTCCAGTTTGGCTGAGCTGTAGAATATGGCGGGGATGGATTAATAACAGGATAAATCAGAGCAGGGGCTTCCTCCTCTGGGTTCAGTGGAACTTTCTGACTCTCTAGAACCCAGCAgccaagtatggatgtgagaggtggaccataaacaaggctgagggccaaagaatggatgctttcgaactgtggtgctggagaagactcttgagagtcctgtggactgcaaggagatccaaccaatccatcctaaaggaaatcagtcctgaatattcattggaaggactgatgctgacgttgaagctccaacactttggccatctgatgtgacaagccgactcatcggaaaagaccctgaagctgggaaagattgaggggtggaggagaagggggtgacagagtatAACCCGGTTGGATgttatcaccgactcaacggacacgagtccgagcaaatttcaggagatggtgaaggacagggaagcctggtgtgttgcagtccacggggtcgcaaagagtcggacacgactgagcgactgaacaaccacagcaAGAACCAAGCACGGATGGACCCTCTCTCCCCCCGGAACACACAGCCTGGGGGCACACCCTCGCCACCCTGAGGTACCAGTGCCCAAGACCTCCTGGCAATACGCTACCCCTGAGGATGAATACAGGATACCGAATGCAGAATACCTTGTCAATCAAGATGCCAAGAGTTAACTGAGGGCGGGGGTGGCAGGTGGGGAGTCACAGTGACAGGAGGAAGAGATTTTTCACAGCCTCTGGAGATAGAAATCATCTGTAACCAGCCAGGCCCCTGGTACCagtttacattttctattttaattaaatatctgCCACTCACACATTCATGCTGctggtagccgttcccttctccagcggatcttcccaacccagggatcaaacccaggtctcccgcattgctggaagattctttaccagctgagccacaagggaagcccaagaatactggagtgggtagcctatcctttctccaggggatcttcccgacccaggaatcgaaccagggtctcctgcattgcaggcggattctttaccagctgagctaccagggaagcctcccttgTCAGCTCTGCAGAGGTTAAATGAGAAGAGGTACCTGGAGCAGCACTGGACTGGGAGCTGGAGCTCTGATCTCCATGGCTGCCTCTGCCATGCGTTGAAGGGACACCTTGGGCAAGACCCCTCCTGTCCttgagcctctgtttccacatCTGCAGGGTGAGGGGACGGCACCGAGCAGTCAGTGCATGCCATCTGCTCTGGCCGACGACAGTCCTTTGAACTGTGGCTTTTCTGATGGCGTCCCCTGCCACCCCCGATGTGGGCCCCTGCGTCCGCTGCGACTGCAGCTCGCTCTTCTCCCTCTGGAACTCTCACAACCTAATGTTCCAAGAGTAATTACCTTCCGATTTCACCTGCCAACTGCATCTTAACTTACGTTTCGTTCCTGGATGCCTGCTGGAATGTCCAAGTCAAGCCTGATGATTTCGAATGAGGCTGCGGTCAGGTGAGTCCAGCGACCCACGACGGGTGTGGGACCCACAACCCATGTGGGAAAGGCATGGCTCAGACAGACCTGACTCCACCCCCAGCTCCACCACACATCAGCTGTGTGATCTCAAGGCACGTCCCtgtgcctctctgagcctcagtttctttctagGTAAAATGGAAGAAATACCCTGCTTTTTTCATAATGCTGTTGAGAAGTTCAAAGCAAAAAACCCACATAAGGTACCTAACAAAGTCAACTGGCAAACGTTTCCTGTACACCCACTATGTGTTATGCACCAGGTAAATAAAGCAGGCTCTCAAGCTGGCAGTTTCAACCCTGACTCAACTCCTTATTAGGCCAGCAACCATAAAATCCCTGCAGCTCAATTTtcctatctataaaatgagaacgGCAACAGTACTCACGATGAGGTTACTGTGAAAACCGAACTGATCCAAGTATAAAACACTGAAGAGCAGAGTCTGGGTCAATATGAACCAGTAATTTGTTGGTCACGTGTgtgatgggggcttcccaggtggctcagtgctaaagaatccccctgcgatgcaggagagctgggttccatccctgggtcaggaagatcccttggaggaggaaatggcaacccacccgggtattcttgcctgggaaatcccatggacagaggaacctggcgggctacagtccatggggccttgAAGAGTCAGTCGGATACGACTCCGTAACTAAATAACAATGTAAGGTAACAGACACTGTGCTTGGGACCAACAAGCTTTGTTTAATTATGAGACCTCAACGACAATGAt is part of the Bubalus kerabau isolate K-KA32 ecotype Philippines breed swamp buffalo chromosome 20, PCC_UOA_SB_1v2, whole genome shotgun sequence genome and harbors:
- the FGD5 gene encoding FYVE, RhoGEF and PH domain-containing protein 5 isoform X1 produces the protein MNRADSPKPPVAPKPKAASSLTPQTPPKFCPSSLRPESLHSPNSSMSRGPKPPIAPKPRLATPSEWRASVYVINSLNKCSNGKLPCVDRGLYEEHRSTPECSESEADEDYIVAPRAPPGEDGARDAGCVENAVMGPPEAGEEEEEGQDGGEVCGPAESVAAEAWAVLSKQADRDVAPAPEDVEGPDCARATGTKDQTLASEEEEEKLTEEHSACSLEDEDGEAEPGEPGDGGAEPGEPGDGGAEPGDGGAESPSDSIPAHLEVIEDTVVGGKEEPGAPGTPQEAEEGDAEPGHSVDEGVEGDDAGEEPPEDEGSATGVPEAEVASDDPEVSREACEDAAGYGGQHGGRDEPADPAEAEAGQDPREGEDPVQDEAAEESCHIIPFESDSVDDLVPPLSASPYEFFPTESTSFCSESYPSYSESAGESAQEPGPEERVERDPETGPGRERRDSAQGGTGEEGAPVPDVLVLPEDEDANPYEMGVGQPRGADPGEAETPGAQAALQELSPDGEGGLVPIDRKNVMARARPHSGKLAGYVPETVPEEMGPEAGSAAAGVGAAAAEARKTVLSLEGKPLDVGRALPAKPRGFTLYPRSFSVEGREIPVSLYREPEACGLDGHGIKRKEDNLSLPCVIGSSGSFSQRSHLPSSGTSTPSSMVDIPPPFDLACITKKPITKSSPSLLVESEPPDKHSKKKKSSFKRFLALTFKKKTESKVHVDVNVSSSRSSSESSYHGPARLLEMDRRSLSNSPQLRARTGKLRACDSPSSLIFCREGKRKGVPFSRTVSRVESFEDRSRPPFLPLPLTKPRSISFPNADTSDYENIPAMNSDYENIQIPPRRPARAGTFTKLFEDQSRALSTANENDGYVDMSSFNAFESKPQSADPEAESAYTEPYKVCPISAVAPKEDLTSEEERGSSEEEEDRAVRDPGLPHKVEGQSRAHVIAQELLSSEKAYVEMLQHLYLDFHGAVVRALDEMDYEGKDLVAREELRRGLSELPAIHDLHQGILEELEERLAHWEGQQKVADVFLAREQEFEHHATHILQFDRYLSLLGENCLHAPRLAAAVREFEQSQQGGGQNMKHRLLRVVRRLFQYEALLTDYLNNLCPDSAEYDDTQGALTLISKITDRANDSMEQGENLQKLVHIEHSVRGQGDLLQPGREFLKEGTLMKVTGKNRRPRHLFLMSDVLLYTYPQKDGKYRLKSTLAVASMKVSRPVMEKVPYALKIETPESCLTLSASSCAERDEWHSCVSRALPEDYKAQALAAFQHSVEESGRRPSWSPDPAARLTPLLQIRERLGVSLGERPPTLVPVTHVMMCMNCGCDFSLTLRRHHCHACGKIVCRNCSRNKYPLKYLKDRMAKVCDGCYGELKKRGGDAPGMMRERPLSMSFPLSSARFSSSAFSSVFHSINPSAFRKQRKVSSALTEVAASGEGSAISGYLSRCKKGKRHWKKLWFVINGKVLYTYAAREDTVALESMPLLGFTVASGKEEGSSEASPTFHLYHKKTLFYSFKAEDSNLAQRWIEAMEDASVL